A single window of Bacteroidota bacterium DNA harbors:
- the folK gene encoding 2-amino-4-hydroxy-6-hydroxymethyldihydropteridine diphosphokinase, translating to MNQAFVLLGSNMGDKKDHLDTAIHHIIANNCLLVNQSSVYKTAAWGNTEQDDFFNQVVEINTSLSAELLLKTLLEIETKMGRTRIQKWEPRIIDLDILFFNNAVINTADLKVPHPYLHVRRFTLLPLHEIAPYFVHPVFNENVHELLANCEDKSTVEIII from the coding sequence ATGAATCAGGCATTTGTTTTATTAGGTAGTAATATGGGTGACAAAAAAGACCATTTAGATACCGCTATCCATCATATTATTGCTAATAACTGCCTGCTTGTTAATCAATCATCAGTATATAAAACGGCAGCTTGGGGTAATACGGAGCAAGATGACTTTTTTAACCAGGTAGTTGAAATCAATACCTCGCTAAGCGCTGAACTATTGCTGAAAACATTGCTTGAAATAGAAACTAAAATGGGACGTACCCGGATACAAAAATGGGAACCCCGTATTATTGATTTGGATATTTTATTTTTCAACAATGCCGTTATTAATACTGCTGATTTAAAAGTACCTCACCCCTACTTACATGTTAGAAGATTTACATTGCTTCCATTACATGAAATAGCACCTTATTTTGTGCATCCTGTATTTAATGAAAACGTGCACGAGCTTTTAGCCAATTGTGAAGATAAAAGTACTGTTGAAATAATCATTTAA